From one Anabas testudineus chromosome 21, fAnaTes1.2, whole genome shotgun sequence genomic stretch:
- the LOC113173294 gene encoding olfactory receptor 6N2-like has translation MEEELNVTSVIFDGHVEVHTYRYLYFITFFILYILIICSNSTIVYLIWKHQDLHEPMYIFIAALLLNSVLFSTNIYPKLLIDFLSEKQIISYQACLVQYFMFYSLGDSEFLLLTAMAYDRYVSICKPLQYSTIMTKTTVSIFLILAWLIPACQFVGLTIMSSNQKLCSFTLKVIFCNNSIYKLFCATSRSISVFGVFTLINDVVLPVIFIIFSYTRILIICYRSSGEVRKKAAQTCLPHLLLLINYFFLITYDLIIVRLESDFVKTARLIMTLQLVLYNPLFNPIIYGLKMKEISKHLKRLLCQDKINTSEPNHKTWFGLGLGLDVAERSIWEGDLDEEDNHCMRVEEGKMEASSDGA, from the exons ATGGAGGAAGAATTGAATGTAACATCTGTAATATTTGATGGGCATGTGGAAGTTCACACGTACAGATATCTTTACttcatcacattttttattttatatatactaATAATCTGCAGTAATTCTACTATTGTGTACTTAATCTGGAAACACCAAGACCTCCATGagcctatgtacattttcattgcagctttattactgaactctgttcttTTCAGCACTAATATCTACCCAAAGCTGTTGATCGACTTcttatctgagaaacagatcatatCTTATCAAGCATGtcttgttcaatattttatgttttatagtttAGGTGATTCTGAGTTCTTACTGTTGACAGCCATGGCCTATGACAGATATGTTTCcatatgtaaacctctgcaatATTCAACTATtatgacaaaaacaactgtCAGTATATTTCTCATTTTAGCTTGGCTTATACCTGCATGTCAATTTGTGGGATTAACAATAATGAGCTCTAATCAAAAGCTCTGTAGCTTCactctgaaagtcattttttgtaataactCAATTTATAAACTGTTCTGTGCAACATCAAGATCAATATCTGTTTTTGGTGTGTTCACTTTGATAAatgatgttgttcttcctgtgATCTTCATCATTTTTTCATACACCAGGATTCTTATAATATGTTATAGAAGCAGTGGAGAAGTcagaaaaaaagctgcacagacctgtttacctcacctgctgcttttaatcaattattttttCTTGATAACATATGATCTTATTATAGTTCGACTGGAATCTGATTTTGTGAAAACTGCACGTTTAATAATGACTTTACAGTTggttttgtataatcctctttttaatcCAATTATTTACggactaaaaatgaaagaaatttctaAACATCTCAAGAGGTTGTTGTGTCAAGATAAAATTAA CACCTCAGAGCCGAACCACAAGACgtggttcgggttagggttagggttagacgTGGCAGAGCGCAGCATATGGGAGGGAGATCTGGATGAGGAAGATAATCATTGTATGAGG GTGGAAGAGGGAAAAATGGAGGCCAGCAGCGATGGCGCCTGA
- the LOC113173360 gene encoding olfactory receptor 11A1-like has product MEEELNITYIVLDGHVEVQKYRYLYFMVVFIVYILILCSNSTIVYLIWKHQDLHEPMYIFIAALLMNSVFLSTNIYPKLLMDFLSEKQIISYQACLVQYFMFYALAGSEFLLLAAMAYDRYVSICKPLHYPTIMGKRTVCIFLALAWFLPACHLAGLAIICSHQKLCSFTLKVIYCNNTIYKLFCVASRAVSVFGVFFLLNVAVFPVFFIIFSYTRILIICYHSCGEVRKKAAQTCLPHLLVLINYFFLLTYDVITVRLESDFPKTARLIMTLQLVLYNPLFNPMIYGLKMKEISKHLKKLFSQENMN; this is encoded by the coding sequence ATGGAGGAAGAACTGAATATAACATACATAGTTCTTGATGGACATGTGGAAGTTCAAAAATACAGATACCTCTATTTCATGGTAGTTTTCATAGTATATATTCTAATACTCTGCAGTAATTCTACTATTGTGTACCTGATCTGGAAACACCAAGACCTCCATGagcctatgtacattttcattgcagctttgttaATGAACTCTGTGTTTCTCAGCACTAATATCTACCCAAAACTATTGATGGACtttttatctgagaaacagatcatatCTTATCAAGCATGTCTCgttcaatattttatgttttatgctttggcaggttcagagttcttactgttagcagccatggcctatgacagatatgtgtctatatgtaaacctctgcattATCCAACTATCATGGGAAAAAGAACTGTCTGTATCTTCCTGGCTTTAGCTTGGTTTTTGCCTGCGTGCCATCTTGCAGGATTAGCAATAATTTGCTCTCATCAAAAACTCTGCAGTTTCACTCTGAAAGtcatttattgtaataacaCAATTTACAAACTGTTCTGTGTAGCTTCAAgagctgtgtctgtttttggtgtgttctttttattaaatgttgctgtttttcctgttttcttcatcattttttcTTACACCAGGATTCTTATAATATGTTATCACAGCTGTGGAGAAGtcaggaaaaaagctgcacagacctgtttacctcacctgTTGGTTCTAATCAactatttctttttgttaaCATATGATGTTATCACAGTTCGACTGGAATCAGATTTTCCAAAAACTGCACGTTTAATTATGACTCTACAGTTAGTTctgtataatcctctttttaatcCAATGATttatggactgaaaatgaaagaaatttctaAACATCTTAAGAAGTTGTTCAGTCAAGAAAACAtgaactaa
- the LOC113173362 gene encoding olfactory receptor 6N2-like, producing the protein MDNIINMTYITLDGYVEMNKYRYLYFVILFTAYILILCTNSTIVCLIVIHRNLHEPMYVFIAALLVNSLLFSTAIYPKILTDVLSEKQIISYSACLFQCFINYSLGGSEFLLLTVMAYDRYVSICKPLQYPTIMRQTNIRFFLTAAWLLPACQTAVPVGLSADAKLCNYYIKGIICSSTVYKLHCGSSRVLLIYGLVALVNVIISPVLFILFTYTRILIISYRSSREVRRKAAQTCLPHLLVLINFSCLSAYNVLLARIESDFSKTVNLILALQVILYHPLFNPIMYGLKMKEIYKQLKRLFCPVPML; encoded by the coding sequence ATggataatataataaatatgacatATATAACTCTTGATGGATATGTAGAAATGAACAAGTACAGATATCTTTACTTTGTTATCTTATTTACAGCCTATATTTTAATACTCTGCACTAATTCTACTATTGTTTGTCTCATAGTGATTCACAGAAACCTCCATGAACCTATGTACGTCTTTATTGCAGCTTTGCTGGTCAACTctcttcttttcagcactgcTATCTACCCAAAGATTTTGACAGATGttttatctgagaaacagatcatttCTTATTCAGCTTGTCTCTTCCAGTGTTTTATAAATTACTCTTTAGGTggttcagagttcttactgttgaCAGTTATGGcctatgacagatatgtgtctatatgtaaacctctgcagtatccaaCGATCATGAGACAAACTAATATTAGATTTTTCCTGACAGCAGCTTGGCTCCTGCCAGCCTGTCAGACAGCAGTGCCAGTGGGGCTGAGTGCTGACGCTAAACTCTGTAACTATTATATTAAAGggatcatctgcagcagcacagtgtaCAAACTGCACTGTGGCAGCTCCAGAGTACTATTGATATATGGTTTGGTGGCTTTAGTAAATGTTATAATTTCCCCTGTACTCTTCATACTTTTCACCTACACCAGGATACTTATCATATCTTATCGAAGCAGCAGAGAAGTGAGAAGAAAAGCTGCtcagacctgtttacctcacctgcTGGTTCTCATTAACTTCTCCTGTTTGAGTGCATACAATGTACTTCTAGCTCGAATCGAAAGTGATTTTTCCAAAACTGTAAATTTAATATTGGCATTGCAAGTCATTTTATATCATCCTCTGTTTAATCCCATCATGTACGgactaaaaatgaaagagattTATAAACAGCTCAAGAGATTGTTCTGTCCAGTCCCAATGCTTTAG
- the LOC113173365 gene encoding olfactory receptor 5AC2-like: MEEELNVTYLIFDGHIELQKYRYLYFMAFFIVYILILCSNSTIVYLIWKHQDLHEPMYIFIAALLLNSVLYSTNIYPKLLIDFLSEKQIITYQECLVQYFMFYTLVDSEFLLLAAMSYDRYVSICKPLQYPTIMRKTMVFIFLALAWLIPACQFVGLATMSANQKLCSFTLKVIFCNNTFFKLFCVASRSISVFGVFTLLNDVILPVIFIIFSYTRILIICYRSSGEVRKKAAQTCLPHLLLLINYFFLITYDLIIVRLESDFVKTARLIMTLQLVLYNPLFNPIIYGLKMKEISKHLKRLFCQDKIK, translated from the coding sequence ATGGAGGAAGAATTGAatgtaacatatttaatatttgatggTCATATAGAACTTCAGAAATACAGATATCTTTATTTCATGgcattttttattgtatatattcTAATACTCTGCAGTAATTCTACTATTGTGTACCTGATCTGGAAACACCAAGACCTCCATGAGCCTATGTAtattttcattgcagctttattactgaactctgttcttTACAGCACTAATATCTACCCAAAGCTGTTGATCGACTTcttatctgagaaacagatcataACATATCAGGAGTGtcttgttcaatattttatgttttatactttagttgattcagagttcttactgttagcAGCCATGTCATATGACAGATATGTTTCcatatgtaaacctctgcagtatccaaCTATCATGAGAAAAACAATGGTCTTTATCTTTCTAGCTTTAGCTTGGCTTATACCTGCATGTCAGTTTGTTGGCTTAGCAACAATGAGTGCTAATCAAAAGCTCTGTAGCTTCACTCTAAAAgtcattttttgtaataacacatttttcaaactgtTCTGTGTAGCTTCAAGATCAATATCTGTTTTTGGTGTGTTCACTTTGTTAAATGATGTCATTCTTCCTGTGatcttcatcattttttctTACACCAGGATTCTTATAATATGTTATAGAAGCAGTGGAGAAGTcagaaaaaaagctgcacagacctgtttacctcacctgctgcttttaatcaattattttttCTTGATAACATATGATCTTATTATAGTTCGACTGGAATCTGATTTTGTGAAAACTGCACGTTTAATAATGACTTTACAGTTggttttgtataatcctctttttaatcCAATTATTTATggactaaaaatgaaagaaatttctaAACATCTCAAGAGGTTGTTCTGTCAAGATAAAATTAAGTAA
- the LOC113173297 gene encoding olfactory receptor 6K3-like, which yields MENNFNVSYITLDGFIELHKYKYLYFLIMFTAYILIICCNSTIVCLIVIHRNLHEPMYVFIAALLVNSLLFSTALYPKILTDVLSEKQIISYSACLFQFHIFYSLGGSEFLLLAAMSYDRYVSICKPLQYATIMRKSNISLMLLLAWILPSCQFAVSIVLSADAKLCNFTFSGIICNSTIFKLHCVSSGLLNIYGLFSFVCILLLPVLFILFTYTRILIISYRSSREVRRKAAQTCLPHLLVLINFSCLSSYDVLLLRLQTDFPKIVRLIMTLQVILYHPLFNPIIYGVKMKEISKHLKTLFSAAKTI from the coding sequence ATGGAAAATAATTTCAATGTCTCATATATAACTCTTGATGGGTTTATAGAGctgcataaatacaaatatctttattttctgatcATGTTCACAGCTTATATTCTAATCATCTGCTGTAATTCTACTATTGTTTGTCTCATAGTGATTCACAGAAACCTCCATGAACCTATGTACGTCTTTATTGCAGCTTTGCTGGTCAACTctcttcttttcagcactgcCCTGTACCCAAAGATTTTGACGGATGttttatctgagaaacagatcatttCTTATTCAGCTTGTCTCTTCCAGTTTCATATATTTTACTCTTTAGGTggttcagagttcttactgttgGCAGCTATGTCCTATGACAGATAcgtgtctatatgtaaacctctgcagtatgCAACTATCATGAGGAAATCAAACATCAGTCTTATGCTGCTTTTAGCCTGGATCCTCCCGTCCTGTCAGTTTGCTGTGTCTATCGTGCTGAGTGCTGACGCTAAACTGTGTAACTTTACTTTCAGTGGAATCATCTGTAACAGCACCATTTTTAAACTTCACTGTGTAAGTTCAGGTCTGTTAAATATATAcgggttgttttcttttgtgtgtattttactcCTCCCTGTACTCTTCATACTTTTCACCTACACCAGGATACTTATCATATCTTATCGAAGCAGCAGAGAAGTGAGAAGAAAAGCTGCtcagacctgtttacctcacctgcTGGTTCTTATTAACTTCTCCTGTTTGAGTTCATATGATGTACTTCTTCTTCGCCTGCAAACTGATTTTCCAAAGATTGTGCGTTTAATCATGACATTACAAGTCATTTTGTATCATCCTCTGTTTAATCCCATCATATATGgagtaaaaatgaaagaaatctctAAACACCTCAAGACGTTGTTCTCTGCAGCCAAAACCATTTAA
- the LOC113173292 gene encoding olfactory receptor 6N2-like: protein MEEQLNVTYIILDGHVELHKYRYLYFIIVFTVYILILCSNSTIVYLIWKNQDLHKPMYIFIAALLFNSVLISTNIYPKLLIDLLSEKQIISYQVCLLQFWLFYTFCYSEFLLLAAMSYDRYVSICKPLQYPTIMTKRTVSIFLALAWLVPACQLAGLTTLSSNQKLCSYTLKVIFCNNTIFKLFCVASRAITYFGLFILLNSVGFPVFFIIFTYTRILIICYHSSKEVRKKAAQTCLPHLLVLINYFFLITYEVITVRLESDFPKTTRLIMTLQLVLYNPLFNPMIYGLRMKEISKHLKRLFC from the coding sequence ATGGAGGAACAACTTAATGTTACATATATAATTCTTGATGGGCATGTAGAGCTCCACAAATACCgatatctttattttattattgtttttactgtatacATTCTAATACTCTGCAGTAATTCTACTATTGTGTACTTGATCTGGAAAAACCAAGATCTTCATAagcctatgtacattttcattgcagctttgttaTTTAACTCTGTTTTGATCAGCACTAATATCTACCCAAAACTACTGATCGACCttttatctgagaaacagatcatatCATATCAAGTATGTCTTCTTCAATTTTGgcttttttatactttttgctattcagagttcttactgttagcAGCCATGTCTtatgacagatatgtgtctatatgtaaacctctgcagtatccaaCTATCATGACAAAAAGAACTGTCAGTATCTTTCTAGCTTTAGCTTGGCTTGTACCTGCCTGTCAGCTTGCAGGATTAACTACACTGAGTTCTAATCAAAAACTCTGTAGCTACACTCTAAAAGTCATTTTTTGTAACAACACaatttttaaacttttctgtgtagcttCAAGAGCGATAActtattttggtttgtttattttgctaAATTCTGttggttttcctgttttcttcataATTTTTACCTACACCAGGATACTTATAATATGTTATCACAGTAGTAAAGAAGtcaggaaaaaagctgcacagacctgtttacctcacctgcTGGTTTTGATCAACTATTTCTTTTTGATAACATATGAGGTTATTACAGTTCGACTGGAATCAGATTTTCCCAAAACTACACGTTTAATCATGACTCTACAGTTAGTTctgtataatcctctttttaatcCAATGATATATGGACTAAGAATGAAGGAAATTTCTAAACATCTGAAGAGGTTGTTTTGCTGA
- the LOC113173359 gene encoding olfactory receptor 6N2-like translates to MDNELNITYITLDGFVEVNKYRYVYFVIMFTAYILILCTNSTIVCLIVIHRNLHEPMYVFIAALLVNSLLFSTALYPKILTDVLSEKQIISYSACLFQCFINYSLGGSEFLLLTVMSYDRYVSICKPLQYPTIMRQTNICIFLVLAWLLPVCQVAVTTVMNADKKLCNFTLKGIICNSTIFKLHCVSSGLLNIYGLVVLVNIVLLPVLFILFTYTRILIISYRSSREVRRKAAQTCLPHLLVLINFSSLSSYDVLLARIESDFPKTVHLLISLQVILYHPLFNPIMYGLKMKEIYKQLKRLFCPVPML, encoded by the coding sequence atgGATAATGAactaaatataacatatataactCTTGATGGATTTGTGGAAGTGAACAAATACAGATATGTATATTTTGTAATCATGTTTACAGCATATATCCTGATTCTCTGCACTAATTCTACTATTGTTTGTCTCATAGTGATTCACAGAAACCTCCATGAACCTATGTACGTCTTTATTGCAGCTTTGCTGGTCAACTctcttcttttcagcactgcCCTGTACCCAAAGATTTTGACAGATGttttatctgagaaacagatcatttCTTATTCAGCTTGTCTCTTCCAGTGTTTTATAAATTACTCTTTAGGTggttcagagttcttactgttgaCAGTTATGTCCTATGACAGATATGtttctatatgtaaacctctgcagtatccaactatcatgagacaaacaaacatctgtatTTTCTTGGTGTTAGCTTGGCTTCTGCCTGTTTGTCAAGTTGCTGTGACAACTGTGATGAATGCTGATAAAAAACTGtgtaactttactttaaaagGAATCATCTGTAACAGCACAATTTTCAAACTTCACTGTGTAAGTTCAGGTCTGTTAAATATATACGGGTTAGTGGTTTTGGTAAATATTGTACTCCTCCCTGTGCTCTTCATACTTTTCACCTACACCAGGATACTTATCATATCTTATCGAAGCAGCAGAGAAGTGAGAAGAAAAGCTGCtcagacctgtttacctcacctgcTGGTTCTCATTAACTTCTCCAGTTTGAGTTCATATGATGTTCTTCTAGCTCGAATCGAAAGTGATTTTCctaaaactgtacatttactaaTATCATTACAAGTCATTTTATATCATCCTCTGTTTAATCCCATCATGTACGgactaaaaatgaaagagattTATAAACAGCTCAAGAGATTGTTCTGTCCAGTCCCAATGCTTTAG